GAGCCGTCCCGCCTGGCCTTGATAGGGAACGCTGTCGCCGGAACCGAAAAACGTTCCAACGCCCGGCGTGGTGAATGAACACTGTTCATATTCGCCGATGCGTCCTGCGCCTGCTTTTGAAAGCGCCTGTCGAACGGCGGCGGCGTGTTCTGCGGGGACGAAAGTGATGATTTTCATCAGGCCTGCTTGAGGTTTCGGCGCTAAAGGGGATGCGGTTACAAAGCCCAGTTTCTGCGCCCACAGTTTTGCCATGCCTTGCGGATGTAAATCCATATTGGTGTGTGCGGCGTACAGCGCGATGTCTTTTTTGATTAAGGCCCGCGTGATCGACTGCACCGGGTCGCCTTCGACAATTCGTTTCAACGGGCGGTAGAGCAACGGGTGATGTACGAAGAGCAGATCGACGTTCTTGCGCGATGTCTTCTTTAATAAACGCGCACTGGCTTCGAGCGCAACCAAGACGCGTTTGACGTCTTGATCGGGGTCGCCCAGATGGAGGCCAATGGGGTCGTTGGGCAGCGCCCAGTCCGGCGGCAGAATGCGTTCAATTTCTGCAATGAGATTTTTTAGTTTCATTGTCGGCTCCAATCGGTTTAATCATGCAACGGGAAAACCTGCCATGTATATTTTTTCTCGATCAGTTGAAACGGATGCCCGCCAAGCGGCGGGTGAGAAGCGGACAAGGCGTCCAGGTTTTGAATGCGCTCCATCCAGTCTTGTTGCGTGAATCCCGCCCTCCATTCCTCCCAGTCTTTTGTCGGGAACGCATACACCGCCGTCTTCGATTCTTTGGGACGAATCATGTAGGCGCTAAACGATTCCCGCCCTTCGGCTAATACGCCCATCGTTGACGAAAACGGGCAGTCGAGGGTTACATCCAACCAAGTGGTTTGGATGACATTCAGCCGTTCGCGGTTGTGAAATAACAAGCCGCCTACCGTGTATGAGTTGCCGGTGCGGTAGATATATACATTTGAATCGGGATAGCGTTCGCAAAATTGGCGGATCAACGTGGAACTTAACGCGCGGTCTTTGACGCGGCAATTTTCTTCCATGCTCAGCACGATGGCGGGCTGCTCAATCGCCGCGACCGGACGAATGAAATAAATAAATGGGGGCAACAAGATACACGGAGAAGCGATCACCGCCGCCAGCGGCAGAGGCACCCATCCCCAAAAATGGGCCAGCCCGGTGATTGCGCTATAAGCGAGCAGGGCGCCGGTCGCAAGCGGAAGGTTGACGCTTGCGCCGGGGGAGGCTGATCGCGCAGCAGCGCTATACACCACATAGATAAACCCTCCCGCAAGCGCACAGAGGGAAATAAAAGCGATGATGGAAATTGAACGAGCGCCCTGCGCAAGATCAAACAAGCGCCAGTGGGCGCCGTAGAATCCAGCCAGGAACGAGAAGCCAAACCAGAGCATGTTTATCCACGCTTGGGCAGCAATACGCCTTTGCAGCGGCGACCCGGTTGAAGATGCGCGTCGTAGGCGCGGTATACGTCGTCAATGGTGACGGCTTCCATGCGGTCGACGTAATTAACGGCATGGTCAATGTTGATCGCCATGCGGCTATAGCCGAATGTTTGCGCGATCGAGACGGCTTTTTCGTTGGAGAATGGGTAGTCAGCGCGTTCCATGTTTTTGACTTTGCGCAGTTCGTCTTCCGTGATGTCTTCACGAATGCGTTGCAATTCCGCGTTGATCTCTTGTTCGACTTGTTCGAGTTTGTCTTCTTCTGTGACGGCTTCCATGAGAAATAGCCCCGCGTGTTTGAGGCTCCACGAAGAACAACTGATACTGGAAACCAGACCGAGTTCGTCTATCAAACGGCGGTGCAAGCGCGAAGAGCGCCCTTCGCCGATCATGGTCGATAATAAATCCAACGCATATTCATCCGGCGTCCCCAACACGCGCGTCATAGGAAAACCAATCAGCAAGTACGACTGGTTGACGTCTCGTTGTACGGCGGTCTCGTTGCCGGAGGAAATGATCGGCCAATCAATTTGGATGTCTTTAAATGGGGGGAAGGGAATCCCCTCTAAATGGTTGGCTAAAACCTCTTGCAGTTCGTCGCCGTCCAGATCGCCGACCGCGCACAGGGTAATGTTTTCGGGGTGATAGCGTCGCTGTTGATAGTCGCGGAACACGTCATGGTCAATCGTATGCAGCGACTCGACTGTGCCGAGCACCTTGCGGTTGTAATTGTTGTCGGCGAACGAAGCGGAGATGAAGTCATCGTATATTTTTGACCAGGGGTTGTCTTCGTGGCGTTTAATTTCTTCGGTAATCACTTCGCGTTCGCGTTCGATTTCTTTGGGGTCGAACAACGGGTTCAGTAAGGAATCCAGCAGCACGTCTAACGCGGCGCGCCAACCCGCGCTCGGCAGCGCGACATAGTAATGGGTGTAGTCGAGCGAAGTCGCGGCGTTGTTGTAACCGCCCAGCGAAGTGATGATGCGGTCCATCACGCCGACGCCGTGGCGTTCGGTTCCTTTAAAGAACATGTGTTCGTAAAAGTGCGACAATCCATAATGCGGCTCGGGGTCATGGATCGCGCCAGTGTGAATCCAAAAGTCGAGCGCGACGATGGGCGCGCTGCTTACGCGTTTATGCACAAGAGTGAAACCGCCGGGCAGTTGGGTTTGGGTGTACGGTAAAAGCGGGTTGCCGTTATTTGAGGATTGGATCACAGTTCTCCTGGGTTACTTAATTGTATTGGCGCCGGTTTGTTCTACGAGACAGGCGGCTTCGTGTAATGAGAAACGGGTCTCGCCGCAATCGGCCCACCAGCCCTCAAGAACATCATACTGGAGTTCGCCTGCTTTGAGGTAGGCGTTGTTGACGTCGGTGATTTCTAACTCGCCGCGCCCGGACGGCTCTAACTCGTCGATAATGTCGAAGGCGCGACCGTCATACATATACACGCCGATGACGGCCAGATTTGACGGCGGCGTCTTGGGCTTTTCAATGATTCCGGTCAGGTTTTTGTTTTCATCAAAACGGGCGACGCCGTAATGTTCGGGGTGTTCAACTTCTTTGAGAATAATTCTTGCGCCGCGTTCTTGTTCTTGAAACGCTTTGACTGAATCAACGATATTATTTTGGATAATGTTGTCGCCCAGCATCACTACGACGGGTTCTCCGCCGACGAAGTCGCGGGTCAATGAAAGCGCTTCGGCGATGCCGCCCTCGCGCGCCTGATAGGCGTAGTGCAGCCGCTTGAGGCCAAAGTCGCGTCCGTCGCCCAACAGCGGTAGAAAGTCGCCGGCGTGTTTGCCGCCGGTGATAATCATAATGTCGTCGATGCCCGCCTGCGCCAGCGACTCGATGGGGTAGAAAATCATGGGGCGGTCGTACACGGGCAGCAAGTGTTTGTTGGTCACTCGCGTCATCGGCAACAATCGCGTTCCTAAACCGCCTGCGGTAATGACCCCTTTCATGCCGTCCCCTTTGCTTTCGCCAGGCGTTCGCCGTACTGGCGTTTATAGTACGTCTGAAAATCGCCCTCTTTCAGTTTTTTCCACCAGTCTTTGTTCTTTTTATACCAATTCACCGTTCGCGCCAAGCCTGCGTCGAGGTCGGTTTCCGGCTTCCAGCCCAGCGCTTTCATGCGTGAACTGTCGAGCGCGTAACGGGCGTCGTGGCCGGGGCGGTCGTCAACATAGGTGATGAGGTCTTCTGGTTTCTTGAGATGATTGATAATCGTCTGGGCGACGTGAATATTTTGCTCTTCTGAATGCCCGCCGATGTTATAAATTTCGCCCGCTTTGCCTTTATGCAGCACTGCGTCGATGGCGCGGCAGGCGTCTTCAACATAGAGCCATTCG
This portion of the Candidatus Hinthialibacter antarcticus genome encodes:
- a CDS encoding Nif3-like dinuclear metal center hexameric protein, giving the protein MKLKNLIAEIERILPPDWALPNDPIGLHLGDPDQDVKRVLVALEASARLLKKTSRKNVDLLFVHHPLLYRPLKRIVEGDPVQSITRALIKKDIALYAAHTNMDLHPQGMAKLWAQKLGFVTASPLAPKPQAGLMKIITFVPAEHAAAVRQALSKAGAGRIGEYEQCSFTTPGVGTFFGSGDSVPYQGQAGRLEQVDEDRIEMVFPVKRKIAVVRALLQSHPYDEAAYDLIALEDFRDISQAIWIAELKKPISWRTFEARLSKHAPIPPVLGGVRPQPRKRIQRIAIMTGSGASGIPLAASLNVDAYLTGEAGYHDLWNANEVGLNVMTIGHDVSESIFAEAAIGLLKNRIKNVRWVSEYGN
- a CDS encoding sugar phosphate nucleotidyltransferase, with translation MKGVITAGGLGTRLLPMTRVTNKHLLPVYDRPMIFYPIESLAQAGIDDIMIITGGKHAGDFLPLLGDGRDFGLKRLHYAYQAREGGIAEALSLTRDFVGGEPVVVMLGDNIIQNNIVDSVKAFQEQERGARIILKEVEHPEHYGVARFDENKNLTGIIEKPKTPPSNLAVIGVYMYDGRAFDIIDELEPSGRGELEITDVNNAYLKAGELQYDVLEGWWADCGETRFSLHEAACLVEQTGANTIK
- a CDS encoding pitrilysin family protein, giving the protein MIQSSNNGNPLLPYTQTQLPGGFTLVHKRVSSAPIVALDFWIHTGAIHDPEPHYGLSHFYEHMFFKGTERHGVGVMDRIITSLGGYNNAATSLDYTHYYVALPSAGWRAALDVLLDSLLNPLFDPKEIEREREVITEEIKRHEDNPWSKIYDDFISASFADNNYNRKVLGTVESLHTIDHDVFRDYQQRRYHPENITLCAVGDLDGDELQEVLANHLEGIPFPPFKDIQIDWPIISSGNETAVQRDVNQSYLLIGFPMTRVLGTPDEYALDLLSTMIGEGRSSRLHRRLIDELGLVSSISCSSWSLKHAGLFLMEAVTEEDKLEQVEQEINAELQRIREDITEDELRKVKNMERADYPFSNEKAVSIAQTFGYSRMAINIDHAVNYVDRMEAVTIDDVYRAYDAHLQPGRRCKGVLLPKRG